In Syntrophotaleaceae bacterium, a genomic segment contains:
- a CDS encoding cell division protein FtsQ/DivIB — MRDIKNSRAPRVKGKANRFKKQRTPWAWRRFFGKLLRVSVYLVSIALLTCGGVLTARMLVASDFFAVARVRVENQQRLSQEEILALSDIQVGANIFDLDLDMIGRKIEENPWVATACVERIFPDEVMIRVSERRPAAIVSLGYLYYVDETGEIFKVLDAKDSLDYPLISGMDRQRLLEKPEESRNELRAAVELLAQLDRRNIFQLDEVSELSLDAREGMTLYTYHGGVPVRLGTSGFGDKLDRLEAVYRELQPRLAAIDYIDLKVAERVIVKLDDKFSRGKG, encoded by the coding sequence GTGCGGGACATTAAAAATTCCAGAGCACCACGGGTCAAGGGCAAGGCAAACCGCTTCAAGAAGCAGCGGACCCCTTGGGCCTGGCGTCGTTTTTTCGGCAAACTGCTGCGGGTGTCCGTCTATCTGGTCAGCATCGCCCTGCTGACCTGCGGCGGAGTTCTGACGGCCCGCATGCTGGTGGCCTCCGATTTCTTTGCCGTTGCCAGGGTGCGGGTGGAGAATCAGCAGCGCCTCTCTCAGGAGGAAATCCTCGCCCTTTCCGATATCCAGGTCGGAGCCAACATCTTCGATCTCGATCTGGATATGATCGGCCGCAAGATCGAGGAGAATCCCTGGGTGGCCACCGCCTGCGTGGAGAGGATCTTTCCCGATGAAGTGATGATCCGGGTGTCCGAAAGGCGTCCGGCGGCGATCGTCAGTCTCGGCTATCTCTATTATGTCGATGAGACGGGGGAGATCTTCAAGGTTCTCGATGCCAAGGATTCCCTGGACTACCCGCTGATCTCGGGAATGGATCGCCAGCGGCTGCTGGAGAAACCTGAAGAGTCCCGCAACGAACTGCGGGCGGCCGTCGAGCTGCTGGCACAACTCGACCGCCGCAACATCTTCCAGCTGGATGAGGTGTCGGAACTCTCTCTCGATGCGCGCGAAGGGATGACGCTCTACACCTATCATGGGGGGGTCCCTGTACGCCTCGGCACCAGCGGCTTCGGGGACAAGCTCGATCGTCTGGAAGCGGTCTATCGGGAACTGCAGCCCCGTCTGGCCGCCATCGACTATATCGATCTCAAGGTGGCCGAGCGGGTGATCGTCAAACTGGATGATAAATTCAGCCGGGGCAAAGGTTAA
- the tpx gene encoding thiol peroxidase, which yields MAQERTGIVTFHGNPLTLLGPEIKVGDQAPDFVLVDNGLQPVKLADSAGKIRLITVVPSLDTGVCDTMTRRFNQEAAQLPDKVVAYTVSVDLPFAQKRWCGNAGIDRVQTLSDYQERSFGLDYGLLIKELKLLARTVLVVDSQGRIVYKELVNEVTDEPNYQEALAAVKKML from the coding sequence ATGGCCCAGGAACGAACCGGAATCGTCACTTTTCATGGAAATCCACTGACCCTGCTCGGTCCCGAAATCAAGGTCGGCGATCAGGCCCCCGATTTCGTCCTGGTGGATAACGGGCTGCAGCCCGTCAAACTGGCCGACTCGGCAGGGAAGATCCGTTTGATTACAGTGGTGCCTTCTCTGGACACCGGGGTGTGCGATACCATGACCCGGCGATTCAATCAGGAGGCGGCCCAATTGCCCGACAAGGTGGTGGCCTATACCGTCAGCGTCGACCTGCCCTTTGCCCAGAAGCGCTGGTGCGGCAATGCCGGAATCGATCGTGTCCAGACGCTGTCCGACTATCAGGAACGTTCCTTCGGGCTGGACTACGGTCTGCTGATCAAGGAGCTCAAGCTGCTGGCCCGGACCGTCCTCGTCGTCGACAGCCAGGGTCGCATCGTTTACAAGGAATTGGTGAATGAAGTCACCGACGAGCCGAACTATCAGGAAGCTTTGGCGGCCGTGAAAAAAATGCTCTAG
- a CDS encoding pyridoxamine 5'-phosphate oxidase family protein, whose translation MYLKDYFENTTGVGVLSTADESGHVDAAIYARPHCMEDGSIAFIMLDRLTHKNLETNPHAAYLFIEDGGGYKGVRLFLEKIREEKDSKLIQQLSRRCPVPEGEKAPGPRFLVFFRLKKILKLIGGETPDLSL comes from the coding sequence ATGTACCTCAAGGACTATTTCGAAAATACGACCGGCGTCGGCGTGTTGTCGACCGCCGATGAAAGCGGCCATGTCGATGCCGCAATCTACGCCCGCCCTCACTGCATGGAGGACGGATCGATCGCCTTCATCATGCTCGATCGCCTCACCCACAAGAATCTTGAAACCAACCCCCATGCGGCCTATCTTTTTATCGAAGATGGCGGAGGCTATAAGGGGGTCCGCCTTTTCCTGGAAAAAATCAGGGAAGAGAAGGATTCCAAACTGATTCAGCAACTGTCCCGGCGGTGCCCGGTGCCGGAAGGGGAAAAGGCCCCCGGACCCAGGTTCCTGGTCTTTTTCCGGCTGAAAAAAATCCTGAAACTGATTGGTGGGGAGACGCCTGATCTCAGCCTGTGA
- a CDS encoding D-alanine--D-alanine ligase, which produces MEKNLLTDQNFENRPIAVLMGGMSAEREISLRTGNAVLEALKRRGYPAFGIDAGRDLAARLTWQGAKVAFIALHGRYGEDGKVQGLLEVLSIPYTGSGVLASSMAMDKVVTKKLLLYHGLPTPSFLEVHRSDAGDQSLTGCPAYPVVVKPAREGSTIGISRASDDDQLRQGLKTAFEHDDLVLIEEFIEGREVTVGVLDGQALPIIEVVPEGGFYDYAAKYTAGRTRYLLPAPLSGTLTARLQQAAIDVYRVLGCSGAARVDFMVRGEDFFCLEINTIPGMTETSLLPKAAAAAGMSFEDLVERILAGAGLNK; this is translated from the coding sequence ATGGAAAAAAATTTGTTAACAGATCAGAATTTTGAAAACAGACCGATCGCGGTGCTCATGGGAGGGATGTCCGCGGAGCGGGAAATTTCCCTGAGGACCGGCAACGCCGTCCTGGAAGCGCTCAAGCGCCGGGGTTATCCCGCGTTCGGTATCGACGCCGGCCGCGATCTGGCGGCGCGGTTGACCTGGCAGGGGGCCAAGGTGGCCTTTATTGCCCTGCATGGCCGCTACGGCGAGGACGGCAAGGTGCAGGGCCTGCTGGAAGTGCTGAGCATCCCCTACACCGGCAGTGGAGTGCTCGCGTCCAGCATGGCCATGGACAAGGTGGTCACCAAGAAGCTGCTGCTCTATCACGGTCTGCCCACGCCGTCCTTTCTCGAAGTGCACCGCTCCGATGCCGGCGATCAGTCACTGACCGGATGTCCGGCCTACCCGGTGGTCGTCAAGCCTGCCCGGGAGGGTTCGACCATCGGCATCAGCCGGGCCTCTGATGACGACCAGCTTCGCCAGGGGCTGAAGACCGCCTTCGAGCATGACGATCTGGTGCTCATTGAGGAATTCATCGAGGGGCGCGAGGTGACGGTCGGAGTGCTGGACGGTCAGGCTCTGCCGATCATCGAAGTGGTTCCGGAAGGCGGTTTCTACGACTATGCCGCCAAGTATACGGCCGGACGCACCCGTTATCTGCTGCCGGCTCCCCTGTCCGGAACGCTGACCGCCCGCCTGCAGCAGGCCGCGATCGATGTCTACCGGGTGCTGGGCTGTTCCGGTGCGGCCAGGGTCGACTTCATGGTCAGGGGCGAGGATTTTTTCTGTCTGGAGATCAACACCATCCCCGGCATGACGGAAACCAGTCTGCTGCCCAAGGCGGCGGCCGCCGCCGGGATGAGTTTCGAGGACCTGGTGGAGCGGATTCTGGCCGGGGCGGGACTGAACAAGTAA
- a CDS encoding radical SAM protein, producing MSHKLIEKARKRLQNEQGPRSNPWGGRLSVALVYPNHYHQAMSNLGFQWVYHYLNSREDVLCERFFLPDPEDLTEHRNTGYPLFSLESGHFLNDFDVVAFSISFENDYLHLPVLFELARIPLYAEERQGRFPLLMCGGVCAFLNPEPLADIMDLFSVGEGEVILPGVIDLLLSSSQDRTELLEKVARLPGVYVPSLYSVRYRDDGLVVAYQAQKGAPSRVRRRWLNDLGESQVRTFCHTEDTEFGDMTLVEISRGCARGCRFCAAGYIYLPSRERTPDQLDPQVAEGLLRRQRIGLVSAAVSDHSEIGAIQKGIADRGGKMSVASLRIDSLTSSEVDALRESGHRTCALAPEAGSQRLRNLINKGLNEDQILQAVRMLTEGGIPSLKLYFLIGLPTETDDDIAELLQLAEKVRSVWLQEGKKRGRLGQLTLSVNPFIPKPFTPLQWAGMAATGLLKKRCRMLRSGVARMANTEVIFESLRSAELQALLSRGDRRTGRILPALASGDTLRSACRLHGLEPDFFVTRQRGEEELFPWEVIDNGVTRDYLWREYRRALKGELSPPCSPGCRRCGVCGNEGLS from the coding sequence ATGTCTCACAAACTCATCGAAAAAGCCCGGAAACGTTTGCAGAACGAGCAGGGGCCGCGCTCCAACCCCTGGGGCGGCCGTCTCAGCGTGGCCCTGGTTTATCCCAATCATTACCACCAGGCCATGAGCAATCTCGGCTTCCAGTGGGTTTACCATTATCTCAACAGCCGTGAAGACGTCCTTTGCGAACGCTTTTTCCTGCCTGATCCCGAGGACCTGACCGAACACCGCAATACCGGTTATCCGCTGTTTTCGCTCGAATCCGGTCACTTTCTGAACGATTTTGACGTGGTGGCGTTTTCCATCTCCTTCGAGAACGATTATCTCCACCTGCCGGTGCTGTTCGAACTGGCCCGCATTCCCCTGTATGCCGAAGAGCGGCAGGGTCGTTTCCCTCTGCTGATGTGCGGCGGGGTCTGCGCCTTTCTCAATCCCGAACCCCTTGCCGACATCATGGATCTCTTCTCCGTCGGTGAAGGGGAGGTGATTCTGCCGGGTGTGATCGACCTTCTTCTGTCCAGTTCCCAGGATCGGACGGAACTGCTGGAAAAGGTCGCCCGGCTCCCCGGGGTCTATGTTCCTTCGTTGTATTCGGTCCGCTATCGGGACGATGGCCTGGTGGTCGCCTATCAAGCGCAAAAAGGAGCGCCATCCCGGGTGCGGCGTCGCTGGCTGAACGATCTGGGTGAGAGCCAGGTCCGAACCTTCTGCCATACAGAAGACACCGAGTTCGGCGATATGACGCTGGTGGAGATATCCCGGGGCTGCGCCCGCGGCTGCCGCTTCTGTGCCGCCGGGTATATTTACCTCCCGTCCCGGGAACGAACTCCCGATCAACTGGACCCTCAGGTTGCCGAGGGCCTGCTGCGGAGGCAGCGGATCGGCCTGGTCAGCGCTGCCGTCTCCGATCATTCGGAAATCGGCGCGATTCAGAAAGGGATCGCCGATCGGGGGGGGAAGATGTCCGTGGCGAGTCTGCGTATCGATTCCCTGACATCCTCGGAAGTCGATGCCCTGCGGGAATCGGGGCACCGGACCTGCGCCCTGGCTCCCGAGGCCGGCAGCCAGCGATTGCGCAATCTGATCAACAAGGGGCTGAACGAAGACCAGATTCTGCAGGCGGTGAGGATGCTCACCGAAGGGGGTATCCCCAGTCTCAAGCTCTATTTCCTGATCGGGTTGCCGACGGAGACCGATGACGATATTGCCGAGTTGTTGCAGCTGGCGGAAAAGGTCCGTTCCGTCTGGCTCCAGGAAGGGAAAAAGCGGGGCCGTCTCGGACAATTGACCCTGTCCGTCAATCCTTTCATCCCCAAGCCTTTTACACCTTTGCAATGGGCAGGTATGGCGGCAACCGGTCTGCTGAAAAAACGCTGCAGGATGCTGCGTTCAGGTGTGGCGCGCATGGCGAATACGGAAGTCATCTTCGAATCATTGCGCTCGGCGGAACTGCAGGCGCTGCTTTCCCGTGGAGACCGGCGCACGGGAAGGATACTGCCGGCTCTGGCCAGCGGGGACACCCTGCGGTCTGCATGCCGGTTGCATGGGCTTGAACCGGATTTTTTCGTAACCCGGCAAAGGGGTGAGGAGGAGCTCTTTCCCTGGGAGGTGATCGACAATGGGGTGACACGGGATTATCTGTGGCGCGAATATCGCCGTGCCTTGAAGGGGGAGTTGTCGCCTCCCTGTTCTCCGGGCTGCCGGCGCTGCGGAGTCTGCGGGAACGAGGGTCTTTCTTGA
- the murB gene encoding UDP-N-acetylmuramate dehydrogenase: MTNRLFDKLQQTLRGQVAIAEPLAKHTTWRIGGPADLFLRPLDVADLVNALSLLRSHGTPWLAIGSGSNLLMRDGGFRGAIIHLGHFRDAVFDESARVRAGAGLGLMRLIRLAVERGLGGLEPLAGIPGTVGGAVAMNAGAMGREIGSLVDSVLLAGADGIEEWPADRLAFGYRRSTLPPGRVISGVKLQLQPGNRETLQQDVAVRLRHRRTAQGVGRPNAGSVFKNPPGESAWKLVDQAGMRGARAGQAQVSELHGNFIVNLGGATAEDVLTLIDLVRDRVEEMTGIRLETEVRIVGSPKDL; encoded by the coding sequence GTGACCAATCGGCTCTTTGACAAACTGCAGCAGACCCTGCGGGGGCAGGTGGCGATTGCCGAACCGTTGGCCAAGCATACCACCTGGCGCATCGGCGGACCGGCGGACCTGTTCCTGCGCCCCCTCGATGTGGCCGATCTGGTAAATGCCCTGAGCCTGCTTCGCAGTCACGGCACCCCCTGGCTGGCGATCGGCAGCGGCAGCAATCTTCTGATGCGGGATGGTGGCTTTCGCGGAGCGATCATTCATCTCGGCCATTTTCGGGACGCCGTTTTTGATGAATCGGCACGGGTCAGGGCTGGAGCCGGACTGGGATTGATGAGGCTGATCCGTCTCGCTGTGGAGCGGGGACTGGGAGGTCTTGAGCCCCTGGCGGGCATTCCCGGGACGGTCGGTGGGGCGGTGGCGATGAACGCCGGGGCGATGGGCCGGGAGATCGGATCCCTGGTGGATTCGGTTCTGCTGGCCGGTGCTGACGGAATCGAGGAATGGCCGGCCGACCGGCTCGCCTTCGGATATCGCCGCTCGACTTTGCCGCCAGGCCGGGTGATCAGCGGGGTGAAACTGCAGCTGCAGCCTGGCAATCGGGAAACCCTGCAACAGGATGTGGCGGTGCGGCTGCGGCATCGGCGGACAGCGCAGGGGGTCGGCAGACCGAATGCCGGTTCCGTTTTCAAGAATCCGCCAGGGGAATCGGCCTGGAAGCTCGTCGACCAGGCCGGGATGCGGGGCGCTCGGGCAGGGCAGGCCCAGGTTTCCGAGCTCCATGGCAACTTCATCGTCAATCTCGGCGGCGCCACCGCCGAGGATGTACTGACCCTGATCGATCTGGTTCGTGATCGGGTCGAGGAGATGACGGGTATCAGGCTGGAAACCGAGGTTCGGATTGTCGGGAGCCCGAAAGACCTATAG
- a CDS encoding lytic transglycosylase domain-containing protein, whose amino-acid sequence MSIKSLSNHNLPANTSRPRPDRTGPQADDFASSLGRILAEQRESRLSRPALEAKLLTLSMSRSVLADESDSVQDYFPGLMMSSDARMTGAVRSTFSCHNYGNSVRSFDPPPCLSEVPPLDEIIDRAASTHGVDRQLIRAVIRTESNFNPQATSPAGAQGLMQLMPQTAQELGVTDPFNSEQNVMAGTRYLRQLLDRYEGDLDRALAAYNWGMGNLERKGMDQMPRETRDYLARVKEAKGRA is encoded by the coding sequence ATGAGCATCAAAAGCCTTTCCAACCATAACCTGCCCGCCAATACTTCCAGGCCCCGGCCGGATCGGACCGGCCCGCAAGCCGATGATTTCGCCTCTTCTCTCGGACGGATTCTTGCCGAACAGAGAGAGTCCCGGCTTTCACGGCCGGCTCTGGAGGCAAAGCTCCTGACCCTGAGCATGAGCCGCAGCGTGCTGGCGGACGAATCGGACAGTGTTCAGGATTATTTCCCCGGTCTGATGATGTCCAGTGATGCCAGAATGACGGGAGCGGTCCGCTCAACCTTTTCCTGTCACAATTATGGCAACTCGGTTCGATCTTTTGACCCGCCCCCATGTCTGTCCGAAGTCCCTCCCCTTGACGAGATCATAGATCGCGCCGCCAGCACCCACGGTGTCGACAGGCAGCTGATCCGGGCCGTGATCCGGACCGAAAGCAACTTCAATCCCCAGGCGACATCTCCGGCCGGAGCTCAGGGCCTGATGCAGCTCATGCCGCAAACAGCGCAGGAACTTGGGGTCACCGACCCTTTCAATTCCGAACAGAACGTGATGGCAGGCACCCGCTATCTCCGTCAGTTGCTGGATCGCTACGAGGGTGACCTCGACCGGGCGCTGGCGGCCTACAACTGGGGCATGGGCAACCTGGAGCGGAAAGGGATGGACCAGATGCCGCGGGAGACGCGGGATTATCTGGCAAGAGTCAAGGAAGCAAAAGGCCGCGCATGA
- the ftsZ gene encoding cell division protein FtsZ, whose amino-acid sequence MFEFDESIDQSAKIKVIGVGGGGGNAINTMIQSHVEGVDFICANTDAQALRNSLAPLKVQLGGKLTKGLGAGANPEMGREAAMEDKARLTEILEGADMVFIAAGLGGGTGTGGAPVIAEVARELGALTVGVVTKPFTREGRQRQKKAEYGIERLKEVVDSLIVIPNDRLLGLSGKNTSILDAFKPSDDVLRQAVQGISDLITTSGLINVDFADVKAIMSERGMAMMGIGVAEGERRASEAAQKAISSPLLEDIDISGAKGVLVNITGSSNMTMDEFDEASSIIHEKVHEDANIIIGLVINEEMGDRIKITAIATGFGASFEKNKRNVEELRNKAISSLDRVDRDLPTFIRERQQDGPRSLRNPAGEESEYDIPTFLRKRVD is encoded by the coding sequence ATGTTTGAATTCGATGAAAGTATCGATCAATCGGCGAAAATCAAGGTCATCGGCGTCGGGGGTGGCGGGGGCAATGCTATCAACACCATGATCCAGAGCCATGTGGAAGGGGTGGATTTCATCTGCGCGAACACCGATGCGCAAGCGCTGCGCAACAGCCTTGCCCCGCTCAAGGTGCAGTTGGGAGGAAAGCTGACCAAGGGGTTGGGGGCCGGGGCAAACCCGGAAATGGGCCGCGAGGCGGCCATGGAGGACAAAGCTCGACTGACGGAAATTCTCGAGGGGGCCGACATGGTCTTCATCGCCGCAGGTCTCGGCGGCGGAACGGGCACCGGCGGTGCCCCGGTGATCGCCGAGGTGGCCAGGGAACTGGGAGCTCTGACCGTGGGAGTGGTGACCAAGCCCTTCACCCGGGAAGGCCGGCAGCGGCAGAAAAAGGCCGAGTACGGCATCGAAAGACTCAAGGAAGTGGTTGATTCCCTGATCGTCATCCCCAACGACCGCCTGCTGGGGCTTTCGGGGAAAAATACCAGCATTCTCGACGCCTTCAAACCCTCAGACGATGTCCTGCGCCAGGCCGTACAGGGCATTTCCGACCTGATCACCACCAGCGGTCTGATCAACGTCGACTTTGCCGACGTCAAGGCGATCATGAGCGAGCGGGGCATGGCCATGATGGGCATCGGCGTGGCCGAGGGCGAACGGCGTGCCTCCGAGGCGGCGCAGAAGGCCATCAGCAGTCCGCTGCTGGAAGACATCGATATCTCCGGAGCCAAGGGCGTGCTGGTCAACATCACCGGGTCCTCCAACATGACCATGGACGAATTCGACGAAGCATCGAGCATCATTCACGAAAAGGTCCATGAGGATGCCAACATCATTATCGGTCTGGTGATCAACGAGGAGATGGGCGACCGGATCAAGATCACCGCCATCGCCACCGGCTTCGGCGCCTCTTTTGAAAAGAACAAGCGCAACGTCGAGGAACTGCGCAACAAGGCGATCAGTTCCCTCGACCGGGTGGATCGCGACCTGCCGACCTTCATCCGTGAAAGACAGCAGGACGGGCCCCGCAGTCTGCGCAACCCGGCTGGCGAAGAGAGTGAGTACGATATTCCCACTTTCCTGCGCAAACGGGTGGATTGA
- the ftsA gene encoding cell division protein FtsA, which translates to MSNNRENLIVGLDIGTTKICAIVGNLTEDGLDIVGIGTSPSRGLRKGVVINIESTVESIRKALREAELMAGCEIRSVFAGIAGGHIRGFNSQGVIAIKNREVTTEDVARVIDAAKALAIPMDREVIHVLPQEFIIDDQDGIKEPLGMSGVRLEAKVHIVTGAVASAQNIVKSCNRANVNVSDIVLEQLASSDAVLSPDEKELGVALVDIGGGTTDIAIFVDGAIKHTSVLALGGNHLTNDIAVGLRTPMAEAEKIKKQYGCCMTSMVGKDETIEVPSVGGREPRILSRQLLAEILEPRVEEIFTLVNREIIRSGYEELIASGVVITGGTTILPGMPEMAEQIFNLPVRRGFPQGIGGLIDVVNSPIYATGVGLVKYGSRNMKAHKFMIGQENVFDKVVRRMKEWFSEFF; encoded by the coding sequence ATGAGCAATAACAGAGAAAACCTGATTGTCGGTCTCGATATCGGCACGACCAAGATCTGTGCCATCGTCGGCAATCTCACCGAGGACGGGCTGGATATCGTCGGCATCGGCACCAGTCCTTCCCGGGGGCTGCGCAAAGGGGTGGTGATCAATATCGAGAGCACCGTCGAGTCGATTCGCAAGGCCCTGCGGGAGGCTGAGCTGATGGCCGGCTGCGAAATCCGGTCGGTGTTTGCCGGTATCGCCGGCGGGCATATCAGGGGTTTCAACTCCCAGGGGGTGATCGCGATCAAGAACCGCGAAGTGACCACCGAGGATGTGGCGCGGGTCATCGATGCCGCCAAGGCCCTGGCCATCCCCATGGACCGGGAGGTCATCCATGTCCTGCCCCAGGAGTTCATCATCGACGATCAGGACGGGATCAAGGAGCCCCTCGGCATGAGCGGGGTACGGCTGGAAGCCAAGGTGCATATTGTCACCGGCGCCGTGGCCAGCGCTCAAAACATCGTCAAGAGCTGCAACCGCGCCAACGTCAATGTGTCCGACATCGTCCTGGAACAGCTGGCTTCCAGCGACGCCGTTCTTTCCCCCGACGAGAAGGAACTCGGAGTGGCGCTGGTTGATATCGGCGGCGGCACCACCGATATCGCCATTTTTGTCGACGGCGCCATCAAGCATACTTCGGTGCTCGCCCTGGGTGGAAATCATCTGACCAACGACATCGCCGTCGGTCTGCGCACCCCCATGGCGGAGGCGGAAAAGATCAAGAAACAGTACGGCTGCTGCATGACCTCCATGGTCGGCAAGGACGAGACCATCGAGGTTCCTTCCGTTGGCGGGCGGGAGCCCCGGATTCTGTCCCGCCAGCTCCTGGCGGAAATTCTGGAACCGCGGGTGGAGGAGATCTTCACCTTGGTTAACCGGGAAATTATCCGTAGTGGCTATGAGGAGCTGATCGCTTCGGGCGTGGTCATCACCGGCGGTACGACGATTCTGCCCGGCATGCCGGAAATGGCGGAGCAGATTTTCAATCTGCCGGTCCGTCGCGGGTTCCCTCAGGGGATAGGGGGCCTGATCGATGTGGTGAATTCGCCCATCTACGCCACCGGCGTCGGCCTGGTCAAATACGGCAGCCGCAATATGAAAGCACACAAGTTCATGATCGGGCAGGAAAACGTGTTCGACAAGGTGGTTCGTCGCATGAAGGAATGGTTCAGTGAATTTTTCTGA
- the murC gene encoding UDP-N-acetylmuramate--L-alanine ligase — MYGKIRKIHFVGIGGIGMSGIAEVLLNLGYRVSGSDLRETEITRRLAALGGEISYGHAAENLRQVDVVVTSTAVRGDNPEVLEAYRQLVPVIPRAEMLAELMRMKYGIAVAGTHGKTTTTSMVATVLSHAGIDPTVVIGGRLDSIGSNAKLGQGKFLVAEADESDGSFMKLSPTIAVVTNVDADHLDYYKDLDEIRQTFVNFINKVPFYGLAVLCLDDQNIQNLVPEVKKRFVTYGLSTQADINAVDIEHHQDRTSFTVCGNGQRLGRLSIRMPGRHNVLNALAAVSVAMELEIPFAVIIEAFQDFCGVQRRFQIKHQDDGIMVVDDYGHHPAEIRATLAAARTGWSDRRVVAVFQPHRFTRTQALYDEFLTAFYQADHLVVMDIYAAGEQAIDGIDGRGLAEGIRGHGHKDVHFVADADQVVEHLQAAVKPGDLVITLGAGNVWQVGEAFAESRRSDQSAL; from the coding sequence ATGTACGGAAAAATTCGCAAGATACATTTCGTCGGAATTGGCGGCATCGGCATGAGCGGCATCGCTGAGGTTCTGCTCAACCTGGGATATCGCGTATCCGGTTCCGATCTGCGTGAAACGGAAATTACCCGGCGGCTGGCCGCGCTGGGAGGGGAGATCAGTTACGGTCATGCCGCAGAGAATCTCCGTCAGGTGGATGTTGTCGTGACTTCAACCGCGGTCAGGGGCGACAACCCCGAGGTGCTCGAGGCGTACCGTCAGCTGGTGCCGGTCATCCCCCGCGCCGAAATGCTGGCCGAACTGATGCGGATGAAATACGGGATCGCCGTTGCGGGAACCCATGGCAAGACCACCACCACCAGCATGGTGGCCACGGTGCTGTCCCACGCCGGAATCGATCCGACCGTCGTCATCGGCGGCCGCCTCGATTCAATCGGTTCCAATGCCAAACTCGGGCAGGGCAAGTTTCTGGTCGCCGAAGCCGATGAGTCGGACGGCTCCTTCATGAAGCTGTCTCCCACAATTGCCGTAGTAACCAATGTCGATGCCGACCATCTCGATTATTACAAGGATCTCGACGAAATCAGGCAGACCTTTGTCAATTTCATCAACAAGGTTCCCTTTTACGGCCTGGCAGTTCTCTGTCTCGACGATCAGAATATCCAGAACCTGGTCCCCGAGGTGAAGAAGCGCTTCGTCACCTACGGTCTGTCCACCCAGGCCGATATCAATGCCGTCGACATCGAACACCATCAGGACCGCACCTCCTTTACGGTGTGCGGCAACGGGCAGCGCCTCGGCCGTCTCTCCATCCGCATGCCCGGCCGGCACAACGTGCTCAACGCCCTTGCCGCGGTGTCGGTGGCGATGGAACTGGAGATCCCCTTTGCCGTCATCATCGAAGCCTTCCAGGATTTCTGCGGGGTGCAGCGCCGCTTCCAGATCAAGCATCAGGACGATGGCATCATGGTGGTGGATGATTACGGGCACCATCCGGCGGAAATCAGGGCCACCCTGGCAGCCGCCCGGACCGGGTGGAGTGACCGGCGGGTCGTGGCTGTGTTTCAGCCGCACCGGTTCACCCGTACCCAGGCCCTCTACGATGAGTTCCTGACCGCCTTCTATCAGGCCGATCACCTGGTGGTGATGGATATCTATGCCGCCGGAGAGCAGGCGATCGACGGGATCGACGGCCGCGGTCTGGCCGAAGGGATTCGCGGCCACGGCCATAAGGACGTGCATTTCGTTGCCGATGCCGACCAGGTGGTTGAACACCTCCAGGCGGCGGTAAAACCGGGGGATCTGGTGATCACCCTCGGCGCCGGAAACGTCTGGCAGGTCGGCGAGGCTTTTGCCGAAAGCCGGCGCAGTGACCAATCGGCTCTTTGA